GTCTGTTTGTCGCGACGCCCCGTTCGGGTGAACCACGGGTCGTATCGCCGGGCGCGAAAGGGGCCGGCCTGGTGCGTGCCGGAGTTTTAGAAACTTCGAATGTCTCGATTCCTGAAGAGCTGGAAGCACTTTCGCTCATCAAGCAGCGTCTGGACGCATTGAAGACGGTCTACTCAACGGAGCCACAAGAGCCGGTTCGAGCCGACCTGGGTTTACCCGCTGATCGCATCGCCCGTCCGGGAGATCAACGACTGCAGCGGGGAAGCCGCCCGATTTTGAAGTGAGCCGCATCTTACGGAAAGATCGCTTTTAATGCGTTATGACGGTGGAAAAAGCCTTCGTCAAACAGATCCAGCAGCTTCGATTCGGTGATTAGAAAGCCGAGCAGTCCGCCCGGCGGTTCGAACTCCAGTCGATCGATCAGGGTGATCTGATTGTCGCCGCTGGATATGATGCGATGTTCGTGCGTGTATGATTTGAGCGGCCCGGAGATCTGTTTCTCGGTGAAAAAGTCGGGCTTTTCGAAGGCGATGATTTCGTGAGTCCCTTCCTGCACTTTGCCGAAGCCCTGAATCTGAAATTCGAGAACCGCACCCAGAGATAATTTGTCTGGTTTTTTGGTGAAAGCCAGACCGGTGTCGGGGGGGCTGATTTTCAGAATGTTATCGGTATCAATCAGAAATTCAAAAATCTCTTCGGGAGTGGTAGTTAACTGAACGCTGGTTTCGAAGGTCGCCATCGTCTCTCTCTTTCGACATGTGTCGCGAATTAATATACTACATAGCAGAATAACAGACCAGAACTTTGAGCGGCTCATCATTCCGAGCGTGTATCCTAGTCAAATGAATTGAAAATGACGAGTCCGAGCCGCAAGAGTCTTCCTCTTTCAGGCGTGTGCGGTTCGGTTGATATGAGATGAATTGATTATGCAATTTCCAACGGAAGTCCTTCAACAGTGCTGGTTTCTGGCAGGTCCGACCGCGTGCGGCAAGACCGAGCTCAGTCTGTTGCTGGCCGAACATCTCAACGCGGAAATCCTGGCCATGGATTCGATGTCGCTGTATCGGGGCATGGATATCGGCACCGCGAAAGCCTCAGCCGCAGAACGGGAACGGGTGCCGCATCATCTGCTGGACCTGATCGATGTACATGAAAAATACAGTGTGGCCGATTATTTCGAAGCGGCGGAAACCTGCTGCCGCGAGATCATTGAGCGGGGCCGCACGCCGCTGTTCGTGGGGGGCACGGGGCTTTATTTACGGGCGATCTTGCGCGGCGTCTTCAACGGCCCTTCTGCCGACTGGGATTATCGTCGCGAAATGGAAACGCTGGCAGA
This genomic interval from Gimesia alba contains the following:
- a CDS encoding SRPBCC family protein; this translates as MATFETSVQLTTTPEEIFEFLIDTDNILKISPPDTGLAFTKKPDKLSLGAVLEFQIQGFGKVQEGTHEIIAFEKPDFFTEKQISGPLKSYTHEHRIISSGDNQITLIDRLEFEPPGGLLGFLITESKLLDLFDEGFFHRHNALKAIFP